Below is a window of Desulfomonilaceae bacterium DNA.
GCGAGCGCTTGGCTGAGCAAGGATTTTTGCCGGAATCATTTAAACCGGCTCTTTCTTCAATGATAGACTCATTGAACCCCCTCTTGGCTCCCAAAGAAAAAAGGGCGGACAGTTATCCGTCAAATTTTAGAAAAGCTGTTCCCGGTGAAACAGAAGTTCTTCTTCACATGGGTTGCGTCACGAGTTTTCAGGACATCAAAATTATCCCTGCGATCATCGAAATTTTGGAAAAGGCTGGAGTAAATTACGGGGCCCTTGGAGAAGAGGAAAGCTGTTGTGGCTATCTGGCGTACCTGGTTGGCGATACACCAACGTTCAAGGAGGCCATGAGAGTTTATACGGAGACTGTTTCGAAATATAAGCCAAAAGAAATACTTACCACCTGCGCTGGCTGTCTTAAAACTTTCAGAGATATTTACGGCGATTATGGCGCTCTTAATGGATATTCGATAATTCATGCTGTCGAAATGATCGAAAAGTTGATAGCGGATAATCGACTGAAGTTTAAGGGTGACGTCAAACCTTTGAGGGTCGTTTATCATGACCCATGTGACATGGGTAGGCACATGGGCGTCTATGAACCTCCCAGAAATGTTCTGAAGGCTATCCCCGGCATAGAGCTTCTCGAATTTCCCCTGAACCGCGCTTTGGCAAAATGCTGCGGTGGTGGTGGTGGGCTTAAAGGCTTTGACAATCATTTGGCTTCGGATATCGGCTACAAGAGGCTTATCTCGGCCATAGATCTCGGAGCCGACGCCATTGTGTCCGCATGTCCGTCATGCAAAGGCACGTTCAACCAGGCTGCGGCAAAGGCACGTAAAGAAAAGAAAGGCAAGATAAAGGTCCTGGATGTTACCGAGCTAGTGGCCTCATCTTTGGCTTAATGTTGCTGAGACCCTCGCTCAATCGTTCTACGAAACTTGAGAGAGGGTCTCAACCACTGCTATTCGAAACGCATTGATTCTGCCGGGTCAAGCCGACTGGCCTTTATTGCTGGAAGAATCCCCGAGGCGATTCCGAGCCTAACACCGAAAAGCACTCCTCCCAACACACTCAAGGCAAATACCCCGTAGGCTGGAGAAGTCTGGAATACTCCTTTAAGAATTTGAACGGAAACAAATCCCAACAATATTCCCAACAGAGCCCCAGTCAAACTTATAGAGATAGATTCAAAAATAAACTGGGACAAAATCATTTTTTCAGTAGCTCCAACTGATTTGCGGAGCCCGATTTCTTTTGTCCGCTCTCTCACGGCGGACAGCATGACATTCATGATTCCGATCCCACCGAGCACCACGGTTACCATTAACGAAGAATATAAAAAGACCTTAACCAGTAATACGGCGTGCTGAATGGTCTTGATGCGCTCAGGAAAAGATCTGACATCCATCGATTCAGCATAGCCCGGTTGATTGGCTTTAAGAAGTTTGTACAAATCTTTATGGAGTTGAGACACAACATCCCAATTTATCGCCCGAACATAAATATTTCTCACATCATACATATCCGCGAACCGTGACCGAGCCACAGAAATAGGAATTATAACGGTGTTCAGGAATGAAGGGTCCTCAACACCGCCTATAATTCCTATGATTCTAAACAAGTGGCCACCTATAGAAATCCTCTTTCCTAGCGGGTCCTCATCGTCTGGAAAAAGAGTCCGGACTATCTCGTCACCAACTACACATACACTGCTAAACCACGCGACATCATCCGAATCGATTATTCTCCCCCTGGCCATAGGGATATGGATTGTGTCGAAAAAATTCTCCTCCACGCCCATCAGTCGACCTCCCATCTTGTTTAGCTTATACGAAAATGTTGGGAAACTAAGCACCGCAGGAGAAACTGATTTGACACCAGGAAGCTTTTTTATGTCTTCAATATCTTTAGGAAAATATTGTCCCCCGTGCTTCCTTTTGCTTTTCGTGAAGTCAAAACTTGCCTTTACTATCGTTGCGCTTCCTAGTAATTCCAGATTCTGACCAAGATTCTGCTCTACTGAATCACCCATAGTAAGAACCACGATTATTCCTGCAATTCCTACCGAAATTCCTATGATGACACTCTTGTAACGTCTTCTGTTTCTGTATATCTGCCTTAATGATACTGTCGCTAAGTCTTCTAGAAACATGATTGTCTAACCCTATCGATTATAGAAGTGACTGATGTAAGTCCTTAGAGGAATTCTGATCATCCTGAACCTAATAAACTAACATTACCTCAATTTCATCCCTAACTCGCGCCTGTAAAATGAAATCCGTCGAAGCCCCTTCATTTACTCGTTTGAATACTTGCTTTTCAGTTCCCATAGAAGGTTGAGGGCTTGAACAGGACTCATATTGTCGACATCCATCGTCCTTATTTGTCTAATAAGCTCTTCGGCAGGCGAAGAGAAAAGTTCTATTTGTCCTGGTTGCGGTAAGGCCTTAGATCGTGACACTTTGGTCCTAGAAATCCTTGGCTTTCCCCTCGGATCAATTTCTTCCTTTTCAAGATTGCCCAGTATTTCGGTAGCCCTCTGGATTACCAGTTCTGGAATACCCGCAAGCTTAGCGACCTGAAGACCATAGGACCGGCTAGATCCTCCAGGCTTTATTTTCCGCAGAAAAACTATTTTGTCATTCCATTCTCTAACTTCAAAATTATAATTCTTTATCCTTTCCTTAACGAGAGCCACATCAACCAGTTCATGGTAGTGGGTGGCAAACAATGTGCGCGGTCCACCATCTCCGGTCATGTCATGCAGGAACTCTGTGACGGCCCATGCTATAGCCAGCCCATCAAATGTGCTGGTGCCTCTCCCAACCTCATCCAATAGAGCCAATGACCGGTTTGAGGCGCTATTCAAGATCTCGGCTGTTTCTGTCATTTCTACCATGAATGTCGACTGACCAAACGAGAGGTAATCAGACGCGCCGATCCTGGTGAAAATCCTGTCCACTATCCCTATGGAAGCTTGTTTGGCAGGCACAAAACTCCCTATTTGGGCCAGCAGCACTATGAGCGCTGTCTGTCTCATATAGGTGGATTTGCCCGCCATATTTGGGCCTGTGATAATAAGTATTTGATTGGCTGTTCTATCAAGGAGAGTGTCATTAGGGACGTAGCTCTCACTCGAAACAAAAGCTTCTACAACAGGATGACGCCCGTCGACTATTCTTATAACATCACTGTCTGTAACATCAGGCTGAACGTAGTTTTGTACGGCGGCCAATTCGGCTAGGGAGCCAATTACATCGATGGTTGCGATTCCTTCTGCCGTTTTCTGGATTCTATCAATTATTTCCTGCAACTTGTTCCTAAGCTGCAAGAAAATTTCTTCCTCTATCTCCAGAATTCTGTCCTGAGCGTTTAAGACCTTTAACTCATATTCTTTTAGCTCTTCAGTGATATATCGTTCAGAACCTACGAGGGTTTGTTTGCGAATATAGTTCGGAGGAACTTTGTCTAACTGGCTCCTGGTAACTTCAATAAAATATCCGAAGACCTTGTTGAATCCCACTTTCAGATTCTGAATGTTGGTCGCCTGTTTTTCCCTCGACTCTATCCCCGCTATCCATGTCCTTCCAGATTTCCCCATCTCTCTGAGTTCATCCAGTTCCTCATTGTATCCTTCGCGAACCACTCCCCCGTCCTTTACGCTTGCAGGCGGGCTGTCAACGATGACCGCTCGTATGGCGTGCGCAACATAGGACAAATCATCGATCTCGGTTAACTCCATTGCGTAAGGAGCCTCAAGGGCTTTTAGGCGTTCTATGATTGCGGGAATGCTTTCTGAAGAAACCCTTAACTGTACGAGATCTCTCGGGCTGGCTGTTTTCAATGAAATTTTTCCGGCGAGCCGTTCCAAGTCACCAAAATCAGTCAAAATGTCACGGATCTCTCGGCGCAGAGCATGGTCTTCCAAAAGATTCTTAATAAGATTTAATCTCTTGTTGATTTCAAGGACATCCATAAGAGGATAAGAAAGCCACTTTCTTAAGAGGCGAGCCCCCA
It encodes the following:
- a CDS encoding ABC transporter permease gives rise to the protein MFLEDLATVSLRQIYRNRRRYKSVIIGISVGIAGIIVVLTMGDSVEQNLGQNLELLGSATIVKASFDFTKSKRKHGGQYFPKDIEDIKKLPGVKSVSPAVLSFPTFSYKLNKMGGRLMGVEENFFDTIHIPMARGRIIDSDDVAWFSSVCVVGDEIVRTLFPDDEDPLGKRISIGGHLFRIIGIIGGVEDPSFLNTVIIPISVARSRFADMYDVRNIYVRAINWDVVSQLHKDLYKLLKANQPGYAESMDVRSFPERIKTIQHAVLLVKVFLYSSLMVTVVLGGIGIMNVMLSAVRERTKEIGLRKSVGATEKMILSQFIFESISISLTGALLGILLGFVSVQILKGVFQTSPAYGVFALSVLGGVLFGVRLGIASGILPAIKASRLDPAESMRFE
- the mutS gene encoding DNA mismatch repair protein MutS, with amino-acid sequence MKSLDNEENITPMMRQYMSQKKRNPDALLLFRMGDFYEMFFEDARKASRTLNIALTSRDKNKENGIPMCGFPHHSSSAYISKLLAAGERVAICDQVENPKLAKGLVKREVTRIVTPGLIDDPDALTSSENHFIASVSEIKGKIGLASLDLSTGEFSATITANLALAAQELRRINPKETLIKNDLPSTDPINQVLPEDFYTHELESWFFDPQTSETFLRDYYGVQNLKGFGLDDQKALVSVTGALIQYVSGTRSDKPTHIKTPRVYHLDSFMVLDQSSMRNLEIFKNLRDGSSNGSLISVLDKTRTPMGARLLRKWLSYPLMDVLEINKRLNLIKNLLEDHALRREIRDILTDFGDLERLAGKISLKTASPRDLVQLRVSSESIPAIIERLKALEAPYAMELTEIDDLSYVAHAIRAVIVDSPPASVKDGGVVREGYNEELDELREMGKSGRTWIAGIESREKQATNIQNLKVGFNKVFGYFIEVTRSQLDKVPPNYIRKQTLVGSERYITEELKEYELKVLNAQDRILEIEEEIFLQLRNKLQEIIDRIQKTAEGIATIDVIGSLAELAAVQNYVQPDVTDSDVIRIVDGRHPVVEAFVSSESYVPNDTLLDRTANQILIITGPNMAGKSTYMRQTALIVLLAQIGSFVPAKQASIGIVDRIFTRIGASDYLSFGQSTFMVEMTETAEILNSASNRSLALLDEVGRGTSTFDGLAIAWAVTEFLHDMTGDGGPRTLFATHYHELVDVALVKERIKNYNFEVREWNDKIVFLRKIKPGGSSRSYGLQVAKLAGIPELVIQRATEILGNLEKEEIDPRGKPRISRTKVSRSKALPQPGQIELFSSPAEELIRQIRTMDVDNMSPVQALNLLWELKSKYSNE